Proteins from a single region of Dictyostelium discoideum AX4 chromosome 5 chromosome, whole genome shotgun sequence:
- the psiJ gene encoding PA14 domain-containing protein, protein MVSNLLKGLILFSLFISFLNGDDKIFPVTIRDLSPMTNPDFEIKNNNTLVKGIVKSKLNHSDRSPVYCCGDNHAPSNDAYNFVVHNQSTFHSWFHDVPGVNVPVLSKLVFKQNQTDPRVFYYETPSFFPIDDLGFKDPNYKGKKINEPNYMSKDKFAHNYHFCLEMHASFFYIGGEEFNFKGDDDVWVFINDDLVIDLGAPHTAESASVDLDKLGLIKGKSYNFDFFYCERHTTESYIHISTSIDLECKWKDYCGVCEGTGKCCDVSQCTGSLSPCGSWECPPPNIGTKEWKYNCIMKEPNCTLLDTMCTSYECNAISKTCEPRENVDPCAYTNSCEKKVCSEELGGCYEVEKKCYSEAFSDPTCYELPCVNGTCTVNRLCDIPDKCIISTCIEGNGCSHLKKQCSDKDYCTIDSCSSITGECFFDRVKDCQPCNETLCATDESNLCVRTECNPYDNSTCNEIKLVDCDDGNLCTNDICDPATGKCSNLPVVCEIKDACNKPQCDMVTGKCIVTDNCNDNNICSDDSCSLDGTCIHTKKNCDDGNKCTNDFCKVDIGCVHSNITCESSSVCMVASCDSNKGCIESPIVCPSSAFCLVAQCDVGYGGCNQYDKVCIPDDPHCQYGICDNSTKKCTFKDFDPLPFRCQSVAVKAGVIGGAAIAGVVVGGAVALGLALFGAKAGYNHWMSLKNNQMATSSVNPLYEPSPHQGTNPLWEAPPT, encoded by the exons atggTATCCAATCTATTAAAAGGATTAATCCTTTTTAGcttatttatatcttttttaaatg gtgatgATAAAATATTCCCAGTTACAATTAGGGATTTATCACCAATGACAAATccagattttgaaattaaaaataataatacattagTTAAAGGAATTGTAAAATCTAAACTTAATCATAGTGATAGATCACCAGTCTATTGTTGTGGTGATAATCATGCTCCATCAAATGATGCATATAATTTCGTAGTTCATAATCAAAGTACATTTCATAGCTGGTTTCATGATGTTCCAGGTGTAAATGTACCAGTATTAAGTAAATTAGTATTTAAACAAAACCAAACTGATCCAAGAGTATTCTATTATGAAACTCCATCATTCTTTCCAATTGATGATTTAGGTTTTAAAGATCCAAATTATAAaggtaaaaaaattaatgaaccAAATTATATGTCAAAAGATAAATTTGCCCATAATTACCATTTTTGTTTAGAAATGCATGCTTCTTTCTTTTATATTGGTGgtgaagaatttaattttaaaggtgatgatgatgtttg ggtatttattaatgatgatttagTAATTGATTTGGGTGCACCACATACAGCAGAATCAGCAAGTGTTGATCTTGATAAACTTGGTTTAATAAAAGGTAAAAgttataattttgatttcttttattgTGAAAGACATACAACTGAATCTTATATTCATATTTCAACAAGTATTGATTTAGAATGCAAA tgGAAAGATTATTGTGGAGTTTGTGAAGGTACTGGAAAATGTTGTGATGTTTCACAATGTACTGGAAGTTTATCACCATGTGGTAGTTGGGAATGTCCACCACCAAATATTGGTACAAAAGAATGGAAATATAATTGTATTATGAAAGAACCAAATTGTACATTATTGGATACAATGTGTACAAGTTATGAATGTAATGCAATTTCAAAAACTTGTGAACCAAGAGAGAATGTTGATCCATGTGCATATACTAATAGTTGTGAAAAGAAAGTTTGTAGTGAAGAATTGGGAGGTTGTTAtgaagttgaaaaaaaatgttaCTCTGAGGCATTCTCTGATCCAACATGTTATGAACTTCCATGTGTAAATGGTACTTGCACAGTTAATAGGTTATGTGATATACCAGATAAATGTATAATTAGTACTTGTATCGAAGGTAATGGTTGTTCACATTTAAAGAAACAATGCTCAGATAAGGATTATTGTACAATTGATAGTTGTTCAAGTATCACTGGTGAATGCTTTTTCGATAGGGTAAAAGACTGTCAACCATGTAATGAAACACTCTGTGCCACTGATGAAAGTAATCTTTGTGTGCGTACAGAGTGTAATCCTTATGATAATTCCACatgtaatgaaattaaattggtGGATTGTGATGATGGCAATCTCTGTACCAATGATATTTGTGATCCAGCCACTGGAAAATGTTCAAACTTACCAGTGGTTTGTGAGATTAAAGATGCTTGTAACAAACCACAATGTGATATGGTCACTGGTAAATGCATTGTCACCGATAATTGTAATGACAATAACATATGCAGTGACGATAGTTGCTCATTGGATGGCACATGTATTCACACTAAAAAGAATTGTGATGATGGAAATAAATGTACAAATGATTTTTGTAAAGTTGATATTGGCTGCGTTCATAGTAATATCACTTGTGAATCAAGTTCAGTTTGTATGGTTGCAAGTTGTGATTCGAATAAAGGTTGTATTGAATCACCAATAGTCTGTCCATCAAGTGCATTTTGTTTAGTGGCTCAATGTGATGTAGGTTATGGTGGTTGTAATCAATATGATAAAGTTTGTATACCTGATGATCCTCATTGTCAATATGGTATTTGTGATAACTCAACTAAAAAATGTACATTTAAAGATTTCGATCCACTTCCATTCAGATGTCAATCTGTGGCTGTAAAAGCAGGTGTTATTGGTGGTGCTGCAATTGCTGGTgtagttgttggtggtgCCGTTGCACTTGGTTTAGCTTTATTTGGTGCTAAAGCTGGTTATAATCATTGGATGTCtttgaaaaataatcagATGGCAACCTCATCTGTAAATCCATTATATGAACCATCACCACATCAAGGTACAAATCCACTTTGGGAAGCTCCTccaacataa